The Pseudomonadota bacterium genome includes a window with the following:
- a CDS encoding DUF2860 family protein translates to MLKKIGIVLIFAACVSFSSISHLSAEKYDVSVGMWGMFVTKSDNLWGNGKRTITSIYSKPDSSSFYLAFPYIDFKVIPENGAVGGKGATTFYINSALEPGSLSAGVRQRFEKSSIDIYGFYSLVAKDWQNPYVLYRTSTSTRVFGGKIIYGNAFDTNFSLSYRASVTDVSNDVIGSINSDLRQDGMTHTFSINYRQPLTEILSLIPALTYERGEYDGKSNSYNQYEGSLALNMHMSVAVITARIYGNTAQFDSTHPIYFKTRDGRTYGAGILATFPNPFGWKKYAISAGINSSKTDSNITFFESDTTMGFVSLGYQF, encoded by the coding sequence ATGCTTAAGAAAATAGGGATTGTTTTGATCTTTGCGGCATGCGTATCTTTTTCCAGCATTTCCCATCTCAGTGCTGAGAAATATGATGTTTCTGTCGGGATGTGGGGTATGTTTGTAACTAAATCCGACAACCTCTGGGGTAATGGAAAAAGAACGATTACAAGTATTTATTCGAAGCCCGACTCAAGCTCGTTTTATCTGGCATTTCCTTATATTGATTTTAAAGTTATCCCTGAAAATGGTGCTGTAGGCGGGAAGGGGGCGACAACCTTTTACATCAACTCTGCCCTTGAGCCGGGGAGCCTCAGCGCCGGAGTAAGACAGAGGTTTGAAAAGAGTTCTATCGATATTTATGGTTTTTATTCGCTGGTTGCGAAGGACTGGCAAAACCCCTATGTATTGTACAGGACATCAACGAGTACGAGGGTTTTTGGAGGCAAGATTATCTACGGCAACGCTTTTGATACTAATTTTTCTTTATCATACAGGGCATCTGTAACTGACGTAAGCAACGATGTTATCGGTTCCATAAACTCAGACCTCAGGCAGGACGGTATGACACATACATTTAGCATTAACTACCGTCAGCCCCTCACGGAAATACTCAGTCTTATTCCGGCATTGACATATGAAAGAGGCGAATATGATGGAAAAAGCAACAGTTACAACCAGTATGAAGGCTCTTTAGCCCTGAACATGCATATGTCTGTGGCCGTTATTACTGCCCGTATTTACGGCAATACAGCGCAGTTCGACAGTACACATCCCATCTATTTTAAGACCAGGGATGGCAGGACATATGGAGCAGGCATTCTGGCCACTTTTCCGAACCCCTTCGGGTGGAAAAAATATGCCATAAGTGCGGGTATAAATTCGAGCAAGACTGACTCGAATATCACATTCTTTGAGAGTGATACCACAATGGGTTTTGTGAGCTTGGGTTATCAGTTTTAA